The Aeromonas jandaei genomic interval CGATGAGGAGCTGCGCGAGTTGATGCAGCTTATCCCCGACTGGCAGCCGCTGGTGGTGGCGGGGGCGTTGCAGCTGCGGCGGGAATTTGCCTTTCGCAACTTCAAGGAGGCGCTGGCGTTTACCAACCGCTTGGGCGAGCTGGCAGAGGCGGAGTTCCACCATCCGGCCATTTTGACCGAGTGGGGCAAGGTAACGGTCAGCTGGTGGACTCACAAGATCGGTGGGCTGCACCGCAACGACTTCATCATGGCGGCGCGTACCGACCAGCTACTCAAATAAGCGGCAACAACTGACTCGGGCCTGCCCGGCGAAAGCGGGGCAGGCCCGCATTTTTGTGGGCTAGCGCTCGCACTGGGGGGATCGAGTCTGTATTATCCGCTCATTCATAGAGTTAGCTAGGAAGTGTGTCCCGAATGCGTCTTGAAGTCAGCTGTGAAGACCGCCTGGGCCTGACCCGGGAACTGCTCGACCGCCTGGTGGAGCACAATATCGATCTGCGCGGCATCGAAATCGATACCTCAGGCATCATCTATCTCAACTTTCCCGAGCTGGAGTTCAGCGATTTTCAGCATCTGATGCCGGAGATCCGCCGCATTCCCGGCGTCTATGACGTCAAGACCATCCCCTACATGCCCTCCGAGCGGGAGCACCACGAGATTGAGGCGCTGCTCAAGGCGCTGCCGGATCTGGTCTTCTCGCTCGATGCCAAGGGCAAGGTGACCCAGGCCAACCAGTCGGCCCTCACCACCCTCGGCTTGCCGGTGGAGGAGGTGCGCGGTGTGGCGCTCGGCTCGCTGGTCAAGGGCTTCTCCTTCAGCCGCTGGCTGGAAGCGAGCGACATCCGGCCGCAAACCTGCAAACTGAGCTTCAATGGCGAAGAGTATCTGGCGGATCTGCTGCCGCTCTTTGTCGATGAACAGAAGGGGAAGCAAGCACTGGCGGGGGCTGTGGTGGTCCTCAAATCGGCCCGCCGGGTCGGTCTGCACTTCAGCGCGCTCCACGCGGTGGAGGCGGAGGGGTTCGAGCATCTGCAGGGCGAGAGCCCCAAGATGAAAGAGGTGCTGGCGCAGGCGCGCAAGCTGGCGATGCAGGACGCGCCGCTGCTCATCGTCGGCGAGACCGGTACCGGCAAGGAGCTGCTGGCCCGTGCCTGTCACGCTGCCAGCCTGCGATCCAGCCACCCCTTCATGGCCCTCAACTGCGCCGCCATGCCCGATAACGTGGCCGAGAGCGAGCTGTTCGGCTATGCCCCCGGCGCCTTTGGCAACAATACCGAGGGCAAGCGCGGGGTGCTGGAGCTGGCGAGCGGCGGCACCCTGATGCTGGACGAGATTGGCGACATGTCGCCCCATCTGCAGACCAAGTTCTTGCGGGTGCTGCAGGATGGCGTGTTCCGCCGGGTCGGTGACGAGCAGGAGGTGAAGGTCAATGTGCGCTTTATCTGCACTACCCAGAAACAGCTGCTCGATCTGGTCAACGATGGCTCCTTCCGCGAGGATCTCTACTACCGTCTCAACGTGTTGAGTCTGGCGCTGCCGCCGCTGCGTGAGCGCAAGGCGGATGTCATGGTGCTGGCCCAGCAGTTTGTCTCGCGCTTTGCCAGCGAATTGCAGCGTCCACGCCCGCGCTTTACCCGCAACATGGCCGACTATCTGACCGCTTATCGTTGGCCGGGCAACGTACGCCAGCTGCGCAACTGCCTCTATCGCGCCATGACGCTGCTGGAGGGGGACGAGCTTGGCCCCGAGCAGATCGATCTGCCGGTAGCGGCCGATAGCGCGCCGCTTATCGACGAGTGGTTCGAGGGCAACCTTGACGATGCGGTGAAGCGCTTCGAGAGCCAGCTGCTGGCCCGGCTCTATCCTGCGTTTCCCTCGACCCGCCAGCTTGCCAAACGACTGGGTGTGTCGCACACCGCCATCGCCAACAAATTGCGGGAGTACGGGATCAGCAAAAAGTGATACCCTGTCTGTTGAGATAAACAGAGAGCCCGTTGCAAAACGGGCTCTCTGTTTTTATTTACAGCTCTGTCAGCTGAGTCTCACGTCAAGGCTTGTCAGGCTGTTGTCCGGCCACTTACTATCTGAGTTCATGTACCCGAACCGCACTGCTGCGGTGTTGTAGAGGCGCCTATCCCCTGATCATGTCGTCACACTTCTCATTCCGACTCGTCGTTGCGCTGCTGGTGCTGTTGCCCGGGCTGGCTTGCTCCCGTGCCGCGCTTGCCGACGCGCAGACCACTGCAGAGAGCCGGGCCAATGCGGTCAAGGAGCTGGTGCTCGATATTCTGAGCTACACCCGCTGGCCAAAGGAGCCGCCGGTGCTGCATCTGTGCATCGCCGCGCCCACTGAATATGCCGGTGTGCTCTCCACCATTACCCGGCAGGGCAATGGCCGGCCGGTGCAGGTCAATCGCTATGAGGTGACGGATCCGGCCATTGCCGGCCAGTGCCATGTGCTCTATCTGGGGGTGATGGACGAGTCAACCCGGCTGGCGCTCTTCTCCCGTTTGAAGGGGCATCCCGTGCTCAGCATCAGTGAGCAGAACCCGGAGTGCAGCAGCAGTCCCGTCTTCTGTCTGCAGCCGGACAGCCGTAGCGGGCGGCTGCGTTTCAAAGTGAATCTGGATGCGCTGGCGCTCAGTGGTGTGCGGGTGCACCCGGCCGTGCTCAAGCTGGCCATGGCTGATCGGGGTGTGCCATGACGCCATCGTCCGATCGCCATGACGTGCGGCTGACCCTGCGCCAGAGTCTGGGGCGCACCCATCTGGTGACCGCCTTTACCTCGGCTTGCGTGGCGGGGATCCTGCTGACCCTGACCGCCCTGCTGGTGATGCGTTTTTACGCCGACCACAATCTGGAGCTGGTGGCACGCGCCATCAGCTACACCACGGAAGCGGCTGTGGTGTTTCAGGACGAAGAGGCGGCGGGTGAGGCGCTGCGGGCCATAGCCGAGCGCGAGGAGGTGGCCGAGGCGCGCATCTATCTGCCCGATGGCAAGTTGCTGACCAGCTGGTCGCGCACCATGAACACCCCGATCGCCGAGCTGGAGGGTTATCTTGCCCAGTTGATCCTGCCCGGGCCGGTGCGCGAGCCCATGCTGCGTGGCAGTGAAAAGATCGGCGAGGTCGAGCTGATCGGCCATGGCGAGTCGCTGCTGATCTTCCTGATTGCGGTGCTGCTGGTGATGCTGATCTGCCTGCTCTTGAGCGCCATGGGGGCCCTTTACGTGGCGGGGCGGATGCAGGTCTCCATTATCGGTCCCTTGCGCGAGCTGGCCCGGGTAGCCCACTCGGTGCGCCGCCAGCGAACTTTGGGGATGCGGGCACCGCCCGCCGGTATTGTCGAGCTCAACGAGCTGGGGGATGACTTCAACTCCCTGCTGGATGAGTTGCAGGCGTGGCAAGCCCATCAGGCGCGGGAAAATGCCAGTCTGCTTCATCAGGCCACCCACGATGTGTTGACCGGACTGCCCAATAGGGTCCTGTTTGACGCCAGGCTGGCACAGGCCATCACCGAGGCTGAACAGGGTGAGGGGGACTTTGCGCTGCTTTACCTCGATTGCGATCGCTTCAAACAGATTAACGATACCCTGGGCCACAACGCCGGTGACGATGTGCTGATAACCCTGGCAAGGCGGGTGGAGCATCAGCTGCGGCCTCAGGATCTGGTGTGCCGTCTGGGGGGGGATGAGTTCGCCATCCTGCTGAGCCCTGTGCATCTGCAACAGGATGTGGAGGAGGTGATCAACCGCATTCAGCAGGCGATGAGTGAAACCGTGGTATTGCGGGATGGGCAGCAACTGGTGGCTGGGATCAGCATCGGTTATGCCATTCATCAATCCGGGGTCAGTGCCAGCGAGCTGTGCGAGCTGGCAGACAAAGCCATGTATTTGGCAAAACGAGCGCGTCGCGAGGAGGT includes:
- the tyrR gene encoding transcriptional regulator TyrR produces the protein MRLEVSCEDRLGLTRELLDRLVEHNIDLRGIEIDTSGIIYLNFPELEFSDFQHLMPEIRRIPGVYDVKTIPYMPSEREHHEIEALLKALPDLVFSLDAKGKVTQANQSALTTLGLPVEEVRGVALGSLVKGFSFSRWLEASDIRPQTCKLSFNGEEYLADLLPLFVDEQKGKQALAGAVVVLKSARRVGLHFSALHAVEAEGFEHLQGESPKMKEVLAQARKLAMQDAPLLIVGETGTGKELLARACHAASLRSSHPFMALNCAAMPDNVAESELFGYAPGAFGNNTEGKRGVLELASGGTLMLDEIGDMSPHLQTKFLRVLQDGVFRRVGDEQEVKVNVRFICTTQKQLLDLVNDGSFREDLYYRLNVLSLALPPLRERKADVMVLAQQFVSRFASELQRPRPRFTRNMADYLTAYRWPGNVRQLRNCLYRAMTLLEGDELGPEQIDLPVAADSAPLIDEWFEGNLDDAVKRFESQLLARLYPAFPSTRQLAKRLGVSHTAIANKLREYGISKK
- a CDS encoding YfiR family protein, which produces MSSHFSFRLVVALLVLLPGLACSRAALADAQTTAESRANAVKELVLDILSYTRWPKEPPVLHLCIAAPTEYAGVLSTITRQGNGRPVQVNRYEVTDPAIAGQCHVLYLGVMDESTRLALFSRLKGHPVLSISEQNPECSSSPVFCLQPDSRSGRLRFKVNLDALALSGVRVHPAVLKLAMADRGVP
- a CDS encoding 4a-hydroxytetrahydrobiopterin dehydratase — translated: MSELASQQCEACRADAPKVSDEELRELMQLIPDWQPLVVAGALQLRREFAFRNFKEALAFTNRLGELAEAEFHHPAILTEWGKVTVSWWTHKIGGLHRNDFIMAARTDQLLK
- a CDS encoding diguanylate cyclase domain-containing protein, giving the protein MTPSSDRHDVRLTLRQSLGRTHLVTAFTSACVAGILLTLTALLVMRFYADHNLELVARAISYTTEAAVVFQDEEAAGEALRAIAEREEVAEARIYLPDGKLLTSWSRTMNTPIAELEGYLAQLILPGPVREPMLRGSEKIGEVELIGHGESLLIFLIAVLLVMLICLLLSAMGALYVAGRMQVSIIGPLRELARVAHSVRRQRTLGMRAPPAGIVELNELGDDFNSLLDELQAWQAHQARENASLLHQATHDVLTGLPNRVLFDARLAQAITEAEQGEGDFALLYLDCDRFKQINDTLGHNAGDDVLITLARRVEHQLRPQDLVCRLGGDEFAILLSPVHLQQDVEEVINRIQQAMSETVVLRDGQQLVAGISIGYAIHQSGVSASELCELADKAMYLAKRARREEVDATEPA